The sequence AACAAGCGTTAAAGGGCCAGAGACTGTACCTGTCTCTGAGAGTGTAGTGGTCTATGGAGGGTTGACCTTATTACCGCACCGGCAGCGGCACCGGAGCGCCGAGCGCCTGCGCTGACAAGCATTGTGTAGAGATCAAGCGGCGTACCGGGTTGCTTTACTGAATGCTCAGCTTTAGACGTACAATTTCCTTTGCGGCAAGGAAacttaaaaaaagaaaacgcgATAGTTACTTTTGCCAAGAAATCGTCAGAACGTTAGCCGATTCCGCTCCAGACCGCAATGCCAACCATTATCGCAGGCTACATAATACTGCGTACACGAATGGAATGCTTCGACGTTTGGTTAATTCCATGTATTCCCATTCTTCTCCCTGGTTTATGCAAAAGACTTCCATGTAGCTTTGGGGAAAGAAATTTAAGACCAATGAGGGATGGGACATGATGTAAATGTCCAACGCCATTCGCCGCCCTGATTTATGCTAAAACAGATACCAGTGAGCTAGATGgaagtatgtatgtatgtacactGAGGAAATCCATGTAGTTCTGAGCTTCAAATTCAGGTGTCGCGCCGTCTCACGTCGGAGACTTGCCAGGACTTCCATCAATGCGGATTCATTCGAGCGATGCCATATCTTGTAAACTGAATACACTCCGGGATCGCCTTTGGCGAGAAGATTCCGGAGATTCGATCCCAGCGCCCGCGGGCCTTGACCTTCTGTGCGTGGGAAAGACCTGACAACGACAGAAGAACCAATGTCAACCAGGGTTTCATAACAAAATGGGATCGTAGCTGTCTGGTAGGGGAATGGCTCACCTTGGTATTGGACCAGCCGAGTCGGAATGCAGCTTCGTGTGCAAATAGCTCCCCGAATCCCAACATCAAGCCGTTAATAAAGGGAAGAAGCAGGTTGATTGCTGCACTCCGTAAAAAGCGCCATATCGTTGGTGGTTGGTAGACAACCACGGAGTTGGAGGAAGGCTCGGGTGACGGAGAAAGTCCGTTATTCGCCGCGTAGGTCTCGGAATCTGATGGGAGTGTCAAGGCAGATTCAAAGAGCTCTATCCTCGATTGCAAATTCCCTTCTGAACTCATTGTGGACGACGCAGGTTCTGATGAGGGGGAAAGGGAGGGGGCGATTGACCGCCCGAGGAGGCCGGTTAAAGAACAGAAAACGAGGACGGGGAGAAGAACACAGGTTCTCGCAATGTCGCCTAGCGATGGTCAGATCGTCCTGCTACCTTTGTGCCCGTCAACGGCTGCTCTTCTTCCCGTCGCTTGATCTGGTCACTGCTCAACGGCCGACTAGGCCAAGCAGACTCCTGTTATGTAAGCATGATGTCGATTACATAATCAGACACGACGCCTGACTTGGTTATTAGTCAACTAACTAATTAATCAATCTGAGAGTGACGTCGTTTGCTGATTACATAACTGCAGCTGCTCGTCGCCTGGTGAAGGCTGACTATCCCTCAATCGCATCAGAGAGCTGTCATTCCCTGATCGTCTGCGAAGGTGAGACGGGAAAGAGACCCCGATACTGAGAGCTGAGATAGGCGCGCAGTAGCAGAGATTATCTACGCTCTTTTCGGTTCTGGTTCTAACTACCCACGCCCTTCTCAAGCCTAGCTGCCCCTCCTTGGTACTCAGCAGCAGCGATCATGGCTCCTTCGTTAGCGGAGCAAGACACTTTAATCTCACATTTTTGTGCTATTACTGGTGTTACTCCTACAGAAGTGAGGATTCCGTGTCTTTGTGCTCAAGTTTTAAGCTTACCTATCCCTCCTTGGGCAACAGGCTAGAGAGTATCTTGACAATGCCCACTGGAATCTCGACCGCTCCATTGCGGAATTTTACCCTGAGGAGCAAGAGTTCGAGTCAGCCGATGACGAAGACTTGGCCCCAGAACAAGCGGCGGGTCGCTCAGCTGGCCGGACCTTAGCGGAGGCTGCCCCAGTGGCGCAGCCCAGGAACACCGGTGCAGGCAGGCCACAGAGAAAGAAGTTCGCAACCCTCCACGATCTGGGCTCAGGGGAAGCGGatgaacaagaagatgatgaggaCGATAAACCAAATCTGTTCACTGGTGGGGAGAAGTCAGGCTTAGCTGTTCAAAACCCTGATGAcctcaagaaaaagatcaTAGAGAAAGCAAAGAAGTGAGTATCCTTCCATGTCCGTGATCCTCACGATGACCCTGACATTATTGATATTTAGAGCCTTACCACGAGACGATGAATCGCAACCGAGGAGATCTCATTTCACTGGTACGGCTCGAACACTTGGTGGCGAGGATGCTCCAAGCAGAGTTGTCGAAAATCCCAACGCGAACAGATCTCAGCCGCTTGAGCGCGTGCGTAGGACGCTACACTTTTGGAATGACGGATTTTCGGTGGATGATGGTGATTTGTTCCGCTCTGACGATCCAAGGAATTCACACATTCTGGAAAGCATTCGACGAGGCCAAGCTCCACTGGCTATAATGAATGTTCAGCCGGGACAGCATGTTGATGTGGAAGTTAATCAGCACGATTCCAACTATGTCAAACCGAAACCTAAGTATAAACCATTCTCTGGGCCAGGCCAGCGCTTGGGAAGTCCCACTCCAGGCCCAGGTTCTCGGACAGCAGCGCCAGCTCTGACGACCACCGCAACATCCACAGCTACGGAATCAGGGCCGCAACATCCCAAAATTGACGAGTCCCAGCCTACAGTGACGCTCCAAATTCGACTTGGAGATGGCACAAGGTTGACCAGCCGCTTCAATACCACGCACACAATCGGTGACGTGTATGATTTCGTCACCGCTGCAAGTCCCGTCAGCCAGACAAGGCAGTGGGTACTTATGACCACCTTCCCCAGCACTGAGCTCAAGGAAAAGTCGGCAGCCCTGGGTGAAATTAAGGAATACCAGCGCGGTGGAGTTGTTGTACAAAAGTGGACATGAAAATCTAGGGAAAACGGCCCATATCTTTGGGCTACGTTCTGGCGATTTGTGCTTCTGGGGATCCTGACCATAGCATTCTAGCTTTAAAAGCTATCTGGCCCCCATTTGTCGAATTGATTGAATTCCATATCGTCGCTTGGGCGAGTTATGGATATTTTAATCATCCCACCATGAGGACCAAAGGTAGTagcaaatagaaaattaattGCTCAAGTCTACAGTAACTAGTGCCCTTTTTAATCCCTTGTGTAAATTTTACCGCAGAAATCCAGACAACATATTTTTGATTGATAATCGCGATGATGTGATATATAAGCCAGCATCTTGGAGTACCATAAATCCCCAAGCACACCACATTAATGTTCATGTCCACCTTTTGAATGTGCAAACTTTGATTCTTGGAAAACTGGTAAACCTTTCACTTGAAGCAATTGATGCAAGCATGCCGCTGGACGGTGTGAAGAATATTGTGTTGGTATGAAAAGCTTTTGTCATCCCCGCCATTTCTTATCGATAACTGAAACTGTTCCACGCGGGGAGCTCCCTGTTCTCCCTGGAACCCTTACATGGGATCTGTTTTGGCACGCAAAACAAAGACCAGACACAAAAATCAGCCTTTAAGTAAGCATTCGCTGACTCCAGGCTGTTTATTTGTTTTACAGGTCCTCTCCGGGAAAGGCGGCGTCGGCAAATCCTCCGTGACCCTCCAACTCGCTCTTACTCTATGCCTCCAAGGCCGGTCCGTGGGTATTCTGGATGTCGACTTAACTGGCCCTTCTATCCCACGCCTCGTCGGACTAGAAGATGCGAAGATTACACAGGCCCCGGGCGGCTGGTTGCCGGTCACCGTCCATCCCTTCCACACCCCTTCTTCAGACGGGTTAAACGGCAGTCAGAGAGCAAACAAACCGGATGATTCGAACGAATCTTCCTCCTCTACAGTAGAGACTGCCCCTCAGAGCACCAATTTCTGCGGCTCCCTACGCTGCATGTCCCTCGGCTTTCTCCTCCGCGACCGTGGCGACGCCGTAATATGGCGCGGTCCCAAGAAGACCGCTATGATCCGTCAGTTTCTCACGGATGTTTTATGGGGAGAAACGGACTATCTTCTCATCGACACGCCGCCAGGCACGAGCGATGAACATATCGCGCTCGCTGAGCAATTGCTCACCATTCAGCAAACTTACTCTTTGCGTTCTTCACGTGCCACAGCGCCGAAATTAGCGGGCGCCGTTCTGGTGACGACGCCCCAGGCGATATCCACTTCCGACGTGCGGAAGGAGATCAATTTCTGTGTTAAAACGCGCATACCAGTTTTGGGGGTGATTGAAAACATGTCTGGATATACATGTCCGTGTTGTGGCGAAGTGAGCAACGTCTTCTCCCGCGGAGGCGGACAAATTATGGCACAGGAAACGGGCGTAAGATTCTTGGGAGCTGTTCCGATTGATGTTGGATTTGGTGAAATGGTAGAGGGATGGAAGGAGGACTCTACTGGGCAAGACCAGGGAAATAAAGCGACAAAAAAGGCGCAAGACGCCCGTCTGGATTCTTATGACGATTTGCTGGTTGAGAGATACAAAAAGTGCTGGTCTTTTTCGGTCTTTGAAGAATTTGCGAAGAAGCTGATTGGTCTTATAGAGGGCTCAGACCAGCAATAACATGGAGAATTCTAGGTTTAAGGATAGCACAGCTTAGGATCTTGTTTGTATATAAAACCTCACCTTTCCCATGCTCAAGATAGTCGCCCAAGAGAACTTGCCAAAACATCTTTAATACGAACAACGTAAAATTGAAAATTGCCCAAATTTTTCTCTGGTCACTGTGGCCGTATAATTAATATACAAAGTTGCTGAATCAAATTGTCATGAGTGCGGGTGAATCAATCGTGAAATCATTACTTGGCTGTAACTTCATAATTCAAATTGCCTGCTCGGAAAAGAGAGGTGTGTCATACCCACTGTGCAAGTATCGGATCGTCAAAAGAAATGTCGTACATTATATCATGATATGCATCGTTATTACATTAAGCAGCCTCAACATGTAAAACCTGGTGGTGTTCATCTCTTGCCAGCAGATATGTATTCTGTCTCTGCAAAAGCTCTCTCAGATTCCTCTCTGCCGATACACAGGCTTCATTGTCGCTCAAACGATTCTGCTGGCGAACATTCTTGAACCGATTAAGCAGCCCTCGAAGATCAGAAAGAAATGACAGCCTGTGTGCCGCATATTTGAGCATCGGGTTACCACGCTCGGTCTCGCTGGTATGCCTGGATTCCAGCTGAATGGGCAAGTCCATCTCATCGAGCTGTTGATCTGTGCTGCTAGCTTGGGCGTCAAGGTGAACTTCCGAAATGACGGGACGAGACTGGATCGACTGCCGGCCAGCACGATTACCAAAGTCTCCACTTCGTCCAAGAAGCGCCCATGGAAACAACGAAGGCCTCAACTTCGGTTGGCACTCGTGAGCTTGCGACTGAGCCCTTGATTCGCCTGCCGGCGTAGGGTTCCTCCTGGGGATCGCTACTTGGGGATCGCTTTCATTCCAAGGAGGAAAGGGAAATCGATAGTCTAGAGCACCGATATTGGCTTGCATGCTCTCAAAAAAACCGTATCTCGATGAGTATTGTTCCCGCCCGTCAACGGTACTTATATCATCACCAACAACTATTATGTTCTCGTCAGCCAACCGCTCGCTGCTCGAGGTGGCTTCTTCCACCGCAAGAAGCCCGTGGTTCATTGGCCTAGTCGGTGCACGAATCTCTCCCAGTGGCGGTCTATGACTGCCGTACTCGTTGGCAAGGCTGAGTTTGCTGCGTCCACAAATTTCTGCTATGGCTTCAAGAGTATTTCGAATATCTGGCTCTATCGCTCGAAGAATTCCTTCGATACCGAACTCCTGCACTGGTGGCAATTTTGCGGGTGGATGGCGTTCAGAACGAGAGATATGTCGTGACATTGTGCTCCGCGCATCTGTCTCTGCAGAATATGTCTTTACAACAACTGGCTGCGACGGGAAGGATGAGCGACTACCAATAGAAGTGGTCTGACGACGTATGCGCTGGGCCCGCTGTGGCAAGCGATTCAACTGGCGAAACGCGGCGGTCCGCTGGGCGAGTGTAGGTTCATTCAGTGAGTGATCAAACCTTCGGGCATGAGAGcctgaagaaagagaaaaagggtGGTTCATCCACAACTGTGGAGGGTGGGTGGAAGAGATAGAATGTCCACTACTGGAATGGAAATTAAACTGATCTGACCTGGCCTCCATATTTGCAAAGGAAAGTGGCCAGGCAATCATGCATGCATGTACAGGATAATACAAGGGAGGATATTTTCTATGCGCGTTTCAGGAGGGAAGTAGGAGGCTGCAAAACGCGCAGACTCAGCAAATTGCAGGGAAATATTTGAATAAACAACCATGAAGGtaaaacaaaataaaatcaAGAGTTGTAGCGTGTCACTGTGTAGGACGAACCGATTTCACAGTGAGGGGAGGGTTACGAGGGGGTCAACGTGAGTCTGGTGACTCGCATTGGTCCCAAGATGGAATAAGAGCCAGGATGTATTCAAGATTGCATGGCTTCCGCCCTTGTAACTGGGGCAATATTCGGGATTGGAGTCAACGGGTGACCATCCACGTTTGTCGCGAGGATGCAGAGGATGAGTTGTCAGTCCCGCACGCTGTCGCTTGTCCAAGGACGGCCGAGGATGGGATGGAGTGGTGAGTTAAAGCGATTGGCGATGCTGAGTCAGCTAGCTAGCTTAACTAAAATCCACCACCGAGCGAAACACCAAAATAtacatacaaatctcaactttttggtctcttatatcttaacaagttAATGTCTGATCGTtataaaatgaagaagatactatacagatataataaactttgtacattataag is a genomic window of Coccidioides posadasii str. Silveira chromosome 3, complete sequence containing:
- a CDS encoding uncharacterized protein (EggNog:ENOG410PQW9~COG:U~BUSCO:16345at33183) gives rise to the protein MSSEGNLQSRIELFESALTLPSDSETYAANNGLSPSPEPSSNSVVVYQPPTIWRFLRSAAINLLLPFINGLMLGFGELFAHEAAFRLGWSNTKVFPTHRRSRPAGAGIESPESSRQRRSRSVFSLQDMASLE
- a CDS encoding uncharacterized protein (BUSCO:420527at4751~EggNog:ENOG410PI0B~COG:Y~BUSCO:10900at33183) encodes the protein MAPSLAEQDTLISHFCAITGVTPTEAREYLDNAHWNLDRSIAEFYPEEQEFESADDEDLAPEQAAGRSAGRTLAEAAPVAQPRNTGAGRPQRKKFATLHDLGSGEADEQEDDEDDKPNLFTGGEKSGLAVQNPDDLKKKIIEKAKKALPRDDESQPRRSHFTGTARTLGGEDAPSRVVENPNANRSQPLERVRRTLHFWNDGFSVDDGDLFRSDDPRNSHILESIRRGQAPLAIMNVQPGQHVDVEVNQHDSNYVKPKPKYKPFSGPGQRLGSPTPGPGSRTAAPALTTTATSTATESGPQHPKIDESQPTVTLQIRLGDGTRLTSRFNTTHTIGDVYDFVTAASPVSQTRQWVLMTTFPSTELKEKSAALGEIKEYQRGGVVVQKWT
- the CFD1 gene encoding cytosolic Fe-S cluster assembly factor cfd1 (EggNog:ENOG410PH4D~COG:D~BUSCO:11950at33183) — protein: MPLDGVKNIVLVLSGKGGVGKSSVTLQLALTLCLQGRSVGILDVDLTGPSIPRLVGLEDAKITQAPGGWLPVTVHPFHTPSSDGLNGSQRANKPDDSNESSSSTVETAPQSTNFCGSLRCMSLGFLLRDRGDAVIWRGPKKTAMIRQFLTDVLWGETDYLLIDTPPGTSDEHIALAEQLLTIQQTYSLRSSRATAPKLAGAVLVTTPQAISTSDVRKEINFCVKTRIPVLGVIENMSGYTCPCCGEVSNVFSRGGGQIMAQETGVRFLGAVPIDVGFGEMVEGWKEDSTGQDQGNKATKKAQDARLDSYDDLLVERYKKCWSFSVFEEFAKKLIGLIEGSDQQ
- a CDS encoding uncharacterized protein (EggNog:ENOG410Q09M~COG:S~BUSCO:7473at33183) translates to MEARSDQFNFHSSSGHSISSTHPPQLWMNHPFSLSSGSHARRFDHSLNEPTLAQRTAAFRQLNRLPQRAQRIRRQTTSIGSRSSFPSQPVVVKTYSAETDARSTMSRHISRSERHPPAKLPPVQEFGIEGILRAIEPDIRNTLEAIAEICGRSKLSLANEYGSHRPPLGEIRAPTRPMNHGLLAVEEATSSSERLADENIIVVGDDISTVDGREQYSSRYGFFESMQANIGALDYRFPFPPWNESDPQVAIPRRNPTPAGESRAQSQAHECQPKLRPSLFPWALLGRSGDFGNRAGRQSIQSRPVISEVHLDAQASSTDQQLDEMDLPIQLESRHTSETERGNPMLKYAAHRLSFLSDLRGLLNRFKNVRQQNRLSDNEACVSAERNLRELLQRQNTYLLARDEHHQVLHVEAA